A portion of the Gossypium arboreum isolate Shixiya-1 chromosome 8, ASM2569848v2, whole genome shotgun sequence genome contains these proteins:
- the LOC108468830 gene encoding zinc finger CCCH domain-containing protein ZFN-like isoform X3, whose product MWQMNLRSSETMESGYYPERPGEPDCSYYIRTGLCRFGATCRFNHPPNRKLAIAAARMKGEFPERVGQPECQYYLKTGTCKFGATCKFHHPREQAGIAGRVSLNILGYPFRPNETECAYYLRTGQCKFGSTCKFHHPQPTNMMISLRGSPIYPTVASPTTPGQQSYPGGITNWSRASFIPSPRWQGPSSYAPLILPQGMVSVPGWNAYSASVSSSENLQQTNGNNQIYGTSNQNESVTGGSQASFSQFRSGSVPIGFYALPRENVFPERPGQPECQFYMKTGDCKFGAVCRFHHPRERVPPAPDCLLSPIGLPLRPGEPLCDFYSRYGICKFGSSCKFNHPMGIFTYNYSISSPSGAPVHHFLGSSSGTSGLNLSSEGLVESGSTKPRRISLSENRQLSSSDENIDAEG is encoded by the exons ATGTGGCAAATGAACTTAAGATCCAGTGAAACAATGGAATCTGGTTACTACCCAGAGCGTCCTGGGGAACCAGATTGTTCTTATTATATTAGGACGGGCCTGTGTAGATTTGGAGCTACATGTCGTTTTAATCATCCTCCTAACAGAAAGCTG GCTATTGCCGCTGCTAGAATGAAAGGAGAGTTTCCAGAAAGAGTAGGACAACCTGAATGTCAG TACTACCTGAAAACAGGAACTTGCAAATTTGGAGCTACATGCAAGTTTCATCATCCTAGAGAACAAGCAGGGATAGCTGGGAGAGTTTCCTTAAATATTTTGGGCTATCCTTTTCGCCCG AATGAGACTGAGTGTGCTTATTATCTAAGAACCGGACAATGCAAGTTTGGGAGCACTTGTAAATTCCATCATCCTCAGCCAACTAATATGATGATTTCATTGCGTGGCTCTCCTATTTACCCAACTGTCGCTTCTCCAACCACTCCTGGTCAGCAGTCATATCCAGGAGGGATTACAAATTGGTCAAGAGCATCTTTCATTCCTAGCCCCCGCTGGCAAGGTCCTTCAAGTTATGCACCTCTGATTTTACCCCAAGGGATGGTATCAGTTCCAGGGTGGAATGCTTACAGC GCATCAGTCTCTTCTTCAGAGAACCTGCAGCAGACAAATGGAAATAATCAAATCTATGGAACCTCAAACCAGAATGAATCGGTGACTGGAGGATCTCAAGCATCCTTTTCTCAATTTCGTTCTGGGTCTGTCCCTATAGGCTTTTATGCATTGCCGAGGGAGAATGTATTTCCTGAGAGACCTGGCCAGCCCGAATGCCAATTTTACATGAAGACCGGAGATTGTAAATTTGGAGCAGTTTGTAGGTTTCATCACCCACGAGAGAGAGTTCCTCCTGCCCCTGATTGTTTGTTGAGTCCAATAGGCCTCCCTTTACGTCCG GGAGAACCTTTATGCGATTTCTATTCTCGATATGGAATCTGCAAGTTTGGTTCAAGTTGCAAGTTTAACCATCCTATGGGAATTTTCACGTACAATTACTCCATATCATCTCCATCCGGTGCCCCTGTACACCATTTCTTGGGGTCTTCTTCAGGAACTTCTGGGTTAAACCTGTCGTCGGAGGGGCTTGTTGAATCAGGCTCTACAAAGCCCAGGCGAATTTCGCTTTCAGAGAATAGGCAATTGTCTTCTAGTGATGAAAATATTGATGCAGAGGGATAA
- the LOC108468830 gene encoding zinc finger CCCH domain-containing protein ZFN-like isoform X5: MVCLDNSHESRAIAAARMKGEFPERVGQPECQYYLKTGTCKFGATCKFHHPREQAGIAGRVSLNILGYPFRPNETECAYYLRTGQCKFGSTCKFHHPQPTNMMISLRGSPIYPTVASPTTPGQQSYPGGITNWSRASFIPSPRWQGPSSYAPLILPQGMVSVPGWNAYSASVSSSENLQQTNGNNQIYGTSNQNESVTGGSQASFSQFRSGSVPIGFYALPRENVFPERPGQPECQFYMKTGDCKFGAVCRFHHPRERVPPAPDCLLSPIGLPLRPGEPLCDFYSRYGICKFGSSCKFNHPMGIFTYNYSISSPSGAPVHHFLGSSSGTSGLNLSSEGLVESGSTKPRRISLSENRQLSSSDENIDAEG; the protein is encoded by the exons ATGGTTTGTTTGGACAATTCTCATGAATCCAGA GCTATTGCCGCTGCTAGAATGAAAGGAGAGTTTCCAGAAAGAGTAGGACAACCTGAATGTCAG TACTACCTGAAAACAGGAACTTGCAAATTTGGAGCTACATGCAAGTTTCATCATCCTAGAGAACAAGCAGGGATAGCTGGGAGAGTTTCCTTAAATATTTTGGGCTATCCTTTTCGCCCG AATGAGACTGAGTGTGCTTATTATCTAAGAACCGGACAATGCAAGTTTGGGAGCACTTGTAAATTCCATCATCCTCAGCCAACTAATATGATGATTTCATTGCGTGGCTCTCCTATTTACCCAACTGTCGCTTCTCCAACCACTCCTGGTCAGCAGTCATATCCAGGAGGGATTACAAATTGGTCAAGAGCATCTTTCATTCCTAGCCCCCGCTGGCAAGGTCCTTCAAGTTATGCACCTCTGATTTTACCCCAAGGGATGGTATCAGTTCCAGGGTGGAATGCTTACAGC GCATCAGTCTCTTCTTCAGAGAACCTGCAGCAGACAAATGGAAATAATCAAATCTATGGAACCTCAAACCAGAATGAATCGGTGACTGGAGGATCTCAAGCATCCTTTTCTCAATTTCGTTCTGGGTCTGTCCCTATAGGCTTTTATGCATTGCCGAGGGAGAATGTATTTCCTGAGAGACCTGGCCAGCCCGAATGCCAATTTTACATGAAGACCGGAGATTGTAAATTTGGAGCAGTTTGTAGGTTTCATCACCCACGAGAGAGAGTTCCTCCTGCCCCTGATTGTTTGTTGAGTCCAATAGGCCTCCCTTTACGTCCG GGAGAACCTTTATGCGATTTCTATTCTCGATATGGAATCTGCAAGTTTGGTTCAAGTTGCAAGTTTAACCATCCTATGGGAATTTTCACGTACAATTACTCCATATCATCTCCATCCGGTGCCCCTGTACACCATTTCTTGGGGTCTTCTTCAGGAACTTCTGGGTTAAACCTGTCGTCGGAGGGGCTTGTTGAATCAGGCTCTACAAAGCCCAGGCGAATTTCGCTTTCAGAGAATAGGCAATTGTCTTCTAGTGATGAAAATATTGATGCAGAGGGATAA
- the LOC108468830 gene encoding zinc finger CCCH domain-containing protein ZFN-like isoform X1 — MEIIIRCRNSMSRIASAVAVAVTEGTSLSPSLNQDVMWQMNLRSSETMESGYYPERPGEPDCSYYIRTGLCRFGATCRFNHPPNRKLAIAAARMKGEFPERVGQPECQYYLKTGTCKFGATCKFHHPREQAGIAGRVSLNILGYPFRPNETECAYYLRTGQCKFGSTCKFHHPQPTNMMISLRGSPIYPTVASPTTPGQQSYPGGITNWSRASFIPSPRWQGPSSYAPLILPQGMVSVPGWNAYSASVSSSENLQQTNGNNQIYGTSNQNESVTGGSQASFSQFRSGSVPIGFYALPRENVFPERPGQPECQFYMKTGDCKFGAVCRFHHPRERVPPAPDCLLSPIGLPLRPGEPLCDFYSRYGICKFGSSCKFNHPMGIFTYNYSISSPSGAPVHHFLGSSSGTSGLNLSSEGLVESGSTKPRRISLSENRQLSSSDENIDAEG, encoded by the exons ATGGAAATCATTATTCGATGCAGGAATTCGATGTCCCGAATAGCATCAGCAGTGGCGGTAGCTGTGACTGAAGGTACCTCGCTTTCACCGTCGTTGAATCAAG atGTTATGTGGCAAATGAACTTAAGATCCAGTGAAACAATGGAATCTGGTTACTACCCAGAGCGTCCTGGGGAACCAGATTGTTCTTATTATATTAGGACGGGCCTGTGTAGATTTGGAGCTACATGTCGTTTTAATCATCCTCCTAACAGAAAGCTG GCTATTGCCGCTGCTAGAATGAAAGGAGAGTTTCCAGAAAGAGTAGGACAACCTGAATGTCAG TACTACCTGAAAACAGGAACTTGCAAATTTGGAGCTACATGCAAGTTTCATCATCCTAGAGAACAAGCAGGGATAGCTGGGAGAGTTTCCTTAAATATTTTGGGCTATCCTTTTCGCCCG AATGAGACTGAGTGTGCTTATTATCTAAGAACCGGACAATGCAAGTTTGGGAGCACTTGTAAATTCCATCATCCTCAGCCAACTAATATGATGATTTCATTGCGTGGCTCTCCTATTTACCCAACTGTCGCTTCTCCAACCACTCCTGGTCAGCAGTCATATCCAGGAGGGATTACAAATTGGTCAAGAGCATCTTTCATTCCTAGCCCCCGCTGGCAAGGTCCTTCAAGTTATGCACCTCTGATTTTACCCCAAGGGATGGTATCAGTTCCAGGGTGGAATGCTTACAGC GCATCAGTCTCTTCTTCAGAGAACCTGCAGCAGACAAATGGAAATAATCAAATCTATGGAACCTCAAACCAGAATGAATCGGTGACTGGAGGATCTCAAGCATCCTTTTCTCAATTTCGTTCTGGGTCTGTCCCTATAGGCTTTTATGCATTGCCGAGGGAGAATGTATTTCCTGAGAGACCTGGCCAGCCCGAATGCCAATTTTACATGAAGACCGGAGATTGTAAATTTGGAGCAGTTTGTAGGTTTCATCACCCACGAGAGAGAGTTCCTCCTGCCCCTGATTGTTTGTTGAGTCCAATAGGCCTCCCTTTACGTCCG GGAGAACCTTTATGCGATTTCTATTCTCGATATGGAATCTGCAAGTTTGGTTCAAGTTGCAAGTTTAACCATCCTATGGGAATTTTCACGTACAATTACTCCATATCATCTCCATCCGGTGCCCCTGTACACCATTTCTTGGGGTCTTCTTCAGGAACTTCTGGGTTAAACCTGTCGTCGGAGGGGCTTGTTGAATCAGGCTCTACAAAGCCCAGGCGAATTTCGCTTTCAGAGAATAGGCAATTGTCTTCTAGTGATGAAAATATTGATGCAGAGGGATAA
- the LOC108468830 gene encoding zinc finger CCCH domain-containing protein ZFN-like isoform X6: MAIAAARMKGEFPERVGQPECQYYLKTGTCKFGATCKFHHPREQAGIAGRVSLNILGYPFRPNETECAYYLRTGQCKFGSTCKFHHPQPTNMMISLRGSPIYPTVASPTTPGQQSYPGGITNWSRASFIPSPRWQGPSSYAPLILPQGMVSVPGWNAYSASVSSSENLQQTNGNNQIYGTSNQNESVTGGSQASFSQFRSGSVPIGFYALPRENVFPERPGQPECQFYMKTGDCKFGAVCRFHHPRERVPPAPDCLLSPIGLPLRPGEPLCDFYSRYGICKFGSSCKFNHPMGIFTYNYSISSPSGAPVHHFLGSSSGTSGLNLSSEGLVESGSTKPRRISLSENRQLSSSDENIDAEG; the protein is encoded by the exons ATG GCTATTGCCGCTGCTAGAATGAAAGGAGAGTTTCCAGAAAGAGTAGGACAACCTGAATGTCAG TACTACCTGAAAACAGGAACTTGCAAATTTGGAGCTACATGCAAGTTTCATCATCCTAGAGAACAAGCAGGGATAGCTGGGAGAGTTTCCTTAAATATTTTGGGCTATCCTTTTCGCCCG AATGAGACTGAGTGTGCTTATTATCTAAGAACCGGACAATGCAAGTTTGGGAGCACTTGTAAATTCCATCATCCTCAGCCAACTAATATGATGATTTCATTGCGTGGCTCTCCTATTTACCCAACTGTCGCTTCTCCAACCACTCCTGGTCAGCAGTCATATCCAGGAGGGATTACAAATTGGTCAAGAGCATCTTTCATTCCTAGCCCCCGCTGGCAAGGTCCTTCAAGTTATGCACCTCTGATTTTACCCCAAGGGATGGTATCAGTTCCAGGGTGGAATGCTTACAGC GCATCAGTCTCTTCTTCAGAGAACCTGCAGCAGACAAATGGAAATAATCAAATCTATGGAACCTCAAACCAGAATGAATCGGTGACTGGAGGATCTCAAGCATCCTTTTCTCAATTTCGTTCTGGGTCTGTCCCTATAGGCTTTTATGCATTGCCGAGGGAGAATGTATTTCCTGAGAGACCTGGCCAGCCCGAATGCCAATTTTACATGAAGACCGGAGATTGTAAATTTGGAGCAGTTTGTAGGTTTCATCACCCACGAGAGAGAGTTCCTCCTGCCCCTGATTGTTTGTTGAGTCCAATAGGCCTCCCTTTACGTCCG GGAGAACCTTTATGCGATTTCTATTCTCGATATGGAATCTGCAAGTTTGGTTCAAGTTGCAAGTTTAACCATCCTATGGGAATTTTCACGTACAATTACTCCATATCATCTCCATCCGGTGCCCCTGTACACCATTTCTTGGGGTCTTCTTCAGGAACTTCTGGGTTAAACCTGTCGTCGGAGGGGCTTGTTGAATCAGGCTCTACAAAGCCCAGGCGAATTTCGCTTTCAGAGAATAGGCAATTGTCTTCTAGTGATGAAAATATTGATGCAGAGGGATAA
- the LOC108468830 gene encoding zinc finger CCCH domain-containing protein ZFN-like isoform X2: MEIIIRCRNSMSRIASAVAVAVTEDVMWQMNLRSSETMESGYYPERPGEPDCSYYIRTGLCRFGATCRFNHPPNRKLAIAAARMKGEFPERVGQPECQYYLKTGTCKFGATCKFHHPREQAGIAGRVSLNILGYPFRPNETECAYYLRTGQCKFGSTCKFHHPQPTNMMISLRGSPIYPTVASPTTPGQQSYPGGITNWSRASFIPSPRWQGPSSYAPLILPQGMVSVPGWNAYSASVSSSENLQQTNGNNQIYGTSNQNESVTGGSQASFSQFRSGSVPIGFYALPRENVFPERPGQPECQFYMKTGDCKFGAVCRFHHPRERVPPAPDCLLSPIGLPLRPGEPLCDFYSRYGICKFGSSCKFNHPMGIFTYNYSISSPSGAPVHHFLGSSSGTSGLNLSSEGLVESGSTKPRRISLSENRQLSSSDENIDAEG, from the exons ATGGAAATCATTATTCGATGCAGGAATTCGATGTCCCGAATAGCATCAGCAGTGGCGGTAGCTGTGACTGAAG atGTTATGTGGCAAATGAACTTAAGATCCAGTGAAACAATGGAATCTGGTTACTACCCAGAGCGTCCTGGGGAACCAGATTGTTCTTATTATATTAGGACGGGCCTGTGTAGATTTGGAGCTACATGTCGTTTTAATCATCCTCCTAACAGAAAGCTG GCTATTGCCGCTGCTAGAATGAAAGGAGAGTTTCCAGAAAGAGTAGGACAACCTGAATGTCAG TACTACCTGAAAACAGGAACTTGCAAATTTGGAGCTACATGCAAGTTTCATCATCCTAGAGAACAAGCAGGGATAGCTGGGAGAGTTTCCTTAAATATTTTGGGCTATCCTTTTCGCCCG AATGAGACTGAGTGTGCTTATTATCTAAGAACCGGACAATGCAAGTTTGGGAGCACTTGTAAATTCCATCATCCTCAGCCAACTAATATGATGATTTCATTGCGTGGCTCTCCTATTTACCCAACTGTCGCTTCTCCAACCACTCCTGGTCAGCAGTCATATCCAGGAGGGATTACAAATTGGTCAAGAGCATCTTTCATTCCTAGCCCCCGCTGGCAAGGTCCTTCAAGTTATGCACCTCTGATTTTACCCCAAGGGATGGTATCAGTTCCAGGGTGGAATGCTTACAGC GCATCAGTCTCTTCTTCAGAGAACCTGCAGCAGACAAATGGAAATAATCAAATCTATGGAACCTCAAACCAGAATGAATCGGTGACTGGAGGATCTCAAGCATCCTTTTCTCAATTTCGTTCTGGGTCTGTCCCTATAGGCTTTTATGCATTGCCGAGGGAGAATGTATTTCCTGAGAGACCTGGCCAGCCCGAATGCCAATTTTACATGAAGACCGGAGATTGTAAATTTGGAGCAGTTTGTAGGTTTCATCACCCACGAGAGAGAGTTCCTCCTGCCCCTGATTGTTTGTTGAGTCCAATAGGCCTCCCTTTACGTCCG GGAGAACCTTTATGCGATTTCTATTCTCGATATGGAATCTGCAAGTTTGGTTCAAGTTGCAAGTTTAACCATCCTATGGGAATTTTCACGTACAATTACTCCATATCATCTCCATCCGGTGCCCCTGTACACCATTTCTTGGGGTCTTCTTCAGGAACTTCTGGGTTAAACCTGTCGTCGGAGGGGCTTGTTGAATCAGGCTCTACAAAGCCCAGGCGAATTTCGCTTTCAGAGAATAGGCAATTGTCTTCTAGTGATGAAAATATTGATGCAGAGGGATAA
- the LOC108468815 gene encoding protein METHYLENE BLUE SENSITIVITY 1, protein MTGKAKPKKHTAKELAAKVDAATTNRGGGKAGLADRSGVEKGGHAKYECPHCKTTAPDVKSMQIHHDAKHPKIPFEESKLLNRHAVHVAEPSKPRPGVRGSLRK, encoded by the coding sequence ATGACCGGAAAAGCCAAGCCTAAGAAGCACACGGCCAAGGAACTCGCCGCCAAGGTCGACGCTGCCACCACCAACCGTGGTGGCGGCAAAGCCGGATTAGCTGACCGTTCTGGGGTTGAGAAAGGAGGACATGCCAAATACGAGTGTCCTCATTGCAAAACAACCGCTCCCGATGTGAAATCGATGCAGATCCATCATGATGCCAAACATCCCAAAATTCCTTTTGAAGAATCTAAGCTTCTTAATCGTCATGCTGTTCATGTCGCTGAGCCATCTAAGCCTCGTCCTGGTGTTAGGGGTAGccttagaaaataa
- the LOC108468830 gene encoding zinc finger CCCH domain-containing protein ZFN-like isoform X4 translates to MHTCKHLLLPTWAIAAARMKGEFPERVGQPECQYYLKTGTCKFGATCKFHHPREQAGIAGRVSLNILGYPFRPNETECAYYLRTGQCKFGSTCKFHHPQPTNMMISLRGSPIYPTVASPTTPGQQSYPGGITNWSRASFIPSPRWQGPSSYAPLILPQGMVSVPGWNAYSASVSSSENLQQTNGNNQIYGTSNQNESVTGGSQASFSQFRSGSVPIGFYALPRENVFPERPGQPECQFYMKTGDCKFGAVCRFHHPRERVPPAPDCLLSPIGLPLRPGEPLCDFYSRYGICKFGSSCKFNHPMGIFTYNYSISSPSGAPVHHFLGSSSGTSGLNLSSEGLVESGSTKPRRISLSENRQLSSSDENIDAEG, encoded by the exons ATGCACACATGTAAACACTTGCTGCTACCAACATGG GCTATTGCCGCTGCTAGAATGAAAGGAGAGTTTCCAGAAAGAGTAGGACAACCTGAATGTCAG TACTACCTGAAAACAGGAACTTGCAAATTTGGAGCTACATGCAAGTTTCATCATCCTAGAGAACAAGCAGGGATAGCTGGGAGAGTTTCCTTAAATATTTTGGGCTATCCTTTTCGCCCG AATGAGACTGAGTGTGCTTATTATCTAAGAACCGGACAATGCAAGTTTGGGAGCACTTGTAAATTCCATCATCCTCAGCCAACTAATATGATGATTTCATTGCGTGGCTCTCCTATTTACCCAACTGTCGCTTCTCCAACCACTCCTGGTCAGCAGTCATATCCAGGAGGGATTACAAATTGGTCAAGAGCATCTTTCATTCCTAGCCCCCGCTGGCAAGGTCCTTCAAGTTATGCACCTCTGATTTTACCCCAAGGGATGGTATCAGTTCCAGGGTGGAATGCTTACAGC GCATCAGTCTCTTCTTCAGAGAACCTGCAGCAGACAAATGGAAATAATCAAATCTATGGAACCTCAAACCAGAATGAATCGGTGACTGGAGGATCTCAAGCATCCTTTTCTCAATTTCGTTCTGGGTCTGTCCCTATAGGCTTTTATGCATTGCCGAGGGAGAATGTATTTCCTGAGAGACCTGGCCAGCCCGAATGCCAATTTTACATGAAGACCGGAGATTGTAAATTTGGAGCAGTTTGTAGGTTTCATCACCCACGAGAGAGAGTTCCTCCTGCCCCTGATTGTTTGTTGAGTCCAATAGGCCTCCCTTTACGTCCG GGAGAACCTTTATGCGATTTCTATTCTCGATATGGAATCTGCAAGTTTGGTTCAAGTTGCAAGTTTAACCATCCTATGGGAATTTTCACGTACAATTACTCCATATCATCTCCATCCGGTGCCCCTGTACACCATTTCTTGGGGTCTTCTTCAGGAACTTCTGGGTTAAACCTGTCGTCGGAGGGGCTTGTTGAATCAGGCTCTACAAAGCCCAGGCGAATTTCGCTTTCAGAGAATAGGCAATTGTCTTCTAGTGATGAAAATATTGATGCAGAGGGATAA